One region of Haloterrigena salifodinae genomic DNA includes:
- a CDS encoding universal stress protein: MYSDVLLATDGSECARAATSHAVDLAATYGATLHALYVIETRIGYDSGVIDPATIEDDLRAEGESVLKAVGDESRARDVTLVDRIRKGVPEREIADYVEREGIDIVVVGTRGKSAFKTILLGSTSEALVRDVSVPVVLVSADGETDSDT; encoded by the coding sequence ATGTACTCCGACGTCCTTCTCGCGACCGACGGCAGCGAGTGCGCCCGGGCGGCGACGTCGCACGCGGTCGACCTCGCGGCGACCTACGGTGCGACACTACACGCGCTCTACGTGATCGAAACCCGGATCGGCTATGACAGCGGCGTCATCGATCCGGCGACCATCGAGGACGACCTCCGCGCCGAGGGCGAGTCCGTCCTCAAGGCGGTCGGCGATGAGAGTCGGGCGCGGGACGTGACGCTCGTTGATCGGATTCGGAAGGGTGTCCCCGAACGGGAGATCGCCGACTACGTCGAGAGGGAGGGGATCGATATCGTCGTCGTCGGGACGCGAGGGAAGTCCGCGTTCAAGACGATCCTGCTCGGGAGCACGAGCGAAGCGCTCGTCCGTGACGTATCGGTTCCCGTCGTACTGGTGTCCGCGGACGGCGAGACGGACTCCGATACCTGA
- a CDS encoding universal stress protein, translating into MHVLVPIDGSEPARAAIEHAVTTFPDADITALHVVNPSMSTYRTDTHLHFERLVELEEERAETLFETAREIADEHGREASLTTETVVGEPIRDIVEFAEENDVDQIVIGSHGRSGVSRVLLGSVAEQVVRRASMPVTVVR; encoded by the coding sequence ATGCACGTCCTCGTCCCGATCGACGGTTCCGAACCGGCGCGAGCGGCGATCGAACACGCCGTGACGACGTTTCCGGACGCGGATATCACGGCGTTACACGTCGTCAACCCCTCGATGTCGACCTATCGGACAGACACCCACCTCCACTTCGAACGACTCGTCGAACTTGAGGAAGAGCGAGCCGAAACGTTGTTCGAGACGGCCCGAGAGATCGCCGACGAGCACGGCCGCGAGGCCTCGCTGACGACCGAAACCGTCGTCGGAGAACCGATTCGCGACATCGTCGAGTTCGCGGAGGAAAACGACGTCGATCAGATCGTCATCGGCAGCCACGGTCGCTCGGGCGTTTCGCGCGTGCTGCTGGGCAGCGTCGCGGAGCAGGTCGTCCGGCGAGCCTCGATGCCGGTGACGGTCGTTCGATGA